In the Euphorbia lathyris chromosome 5, ddEupLath1.1, whole genome shotgun sequence genome, one interval contains:
- the LOC136229982 gene encoding ranBP2-type zinc finger protein At1g67325, with translation MSQVDNRNSSAAKRARTDGSRREDDWTCPSCGNVNFSFRTTCNMRNCTQPRPADHNSKSAPKPVQPLQNYPSSAPYVGSGAPSSMYMGVPPPYGSSHFNGSSIPPYEVPFSGGSAYHYNYNSRLSAGSPYRPLHISGPPPYSGGSMIGNGVYGLPPLMDRYGLAMPMGPAAMGPRPGFFPDDKSLKKSADVTRDNDWTCPKCGNINFSFRTVCNMRKCNTPKPGSQAAKNEKNPKQKMPEGSWKCEKCNNINYPFRTKCNRQNCGAEKPAESKESPSAAAEETDQ, from the exons ATGTCTCAG GTGGATAACAGAAACTCCTCAGCAGCCAAGCGGGCTAGAACTGACG GAAGTCGCAGGGAAGATGATTGGACGTGTCCAAGTTGTGGCAATGTCAATTTCTCATTCAGGACAACTTGCAATATGCGTAATTGCACCCAACCCAGGCCTGCTGATCATAATTCA AAATCTGCTCCCAAGCCAGTGCAACCTCTTCAAAATTATCCATCTTCAGCTCCTTATGTAGGTTCTGGTGCACCTTCTTCAATGTATATGGGTGTACCGCCACCATATGGATCCTCACATTTCAATGGATCTTCAATCCCTCCATATGAGGTGCCATTTTCTGGTGGGTCAGCTTATCACTATAACTACAACAGCCGCCTTTCTGCAGGCAGCCCTTATAGGCCGCTACACATCTCTGGACCACCTCCTTATTCTGGTGGCTCTATGATTGGAAATG GTGTGTATGGTTTGCCCCCCTTGATGGACCGGTATGGATTGGCTATGCCAATGGGCCCTGCTGCCATG GGCCCGAGGCCTGGTTTTTTCCCTGATGATAAATCTCTGAAAAAGAGTGCAG ATGTCACACGTGATAATGACTGGACATGTCCAAAATGTGGAAATATTAACTTTTCTTTCAGAACTGTTTGTAACATGAGGAAATGTAATACACCAAAGCCGGGATCCCAG GCTGCAAAGAATGAGAAAAATCCCA AACAAAAGATGCCTGAGGGAAGCTGGAAGTGTGAGAAATGTAACAACATTAACTATCCATTCCGGACCAAATGCAATAGACAGAATTGCGGGGCTGAGAAACCCGCTGAGTCAAAGGAGTCCCCTTCAGCAGCGGCAGAGGAGACTGATCAG TGA